The following nucleotide sequence is from Ornithodoros turicata isolate Travis chromosome 2, ASM3712646v1, whole genome shotgun sequence.
TCTAGGACGTGTTTATCTCTACAGATAAATACTTTGAACACTGACTGATAGTTCATATACACATATTTAGTTTCTATTCAGCAATAAAACCAGGAAAATTATGACCCCCCAAACTGAAATTTGAGACATTTGTTTTGGAAACCTTGACCAGACAGGAAAATATGCTACTGAATAACATGTTTGCTTCCACTATGTGCACTGGGTGTTGTACTAGATGTTGTTAGCTTGTAATATTCTACTTAATGGTATCAAACCTAGAATGCTAGCCACAGCACCCAGAAAAATTTGTCAAAAGCGCCCCTCAAAAACCTGACACGATACATCAGGTATTTAGCAAGACTGAGCTAGCTGAGGCTAGCTACTTCCATACCTTAATTACAAGGTATTTACCTTCCCACATCACTGCTACACTGGAGCGGTATTGAATCCTAAAAGTACAATACCACTAATATGGCAAACTCAGTATTGTCGCAGACTGGCCATACATCACCAAAAGAGAAACGAAATTAGAGGGCTAAACTACGAAATGACCGTACGTACGGCTACGTGATTTTTGCTTACTAGACTTTGCTGTGTATTTTAGAAACATGCTTAAGAAATGAAATACCAGCAACTTTAAACAGTTAATACCGAGACTGACGAGAGGGTTGTAGTTCAGGATTATTGTTAGAGTCTATGTATATCATGTCCCTCGCAGATATGATACTGTGGACAAACAAGGTCTTATCATGGTCGAGCATTCATCACTTTCTTATTCCACAGATGGCAACAAGAACAACGATAACAACATGATGAGAGATGGTTTAACAAGCCAGGTTCTCAAGTGACTCAAGATCTCACATTTCAACGCGCATTTTGTTTCTGTAATGTGTTATTCCCTCCATCATCACCTGGCAGCAAGCGTTTCCAGCTTTGTTACTATGTAGATCAACTGATGAAGAGCAATGTAACTTGCATTACGCTATCAAGATTGCAACTGAATTGGAAAAAGGCATGCTGTGGACCTGTCTTGTGAAGCACTTGCCTATAAACAAATTATGAGCAGAGACCGCACAACATTACCTACAATTACTCTCAATATATGTAGGACACAAAATGAGACATAGCTGCAGTAAAACCGTACTTACGCATTACAATAGGGAAGTTTGCTAAAGCCCTTGTACGTCTTCATGTTCAGTGTcatcccacattcttggcattTAAAGCATCCTTTATGCCAAATCTAGtgagataaagaaaaaaaggagtacagCCTATTATCGGCGACATTTCAGACAAGTGACGAGGCGAGAAACGGGAATACTTCGGGACCACACCCTGGCAACATCAGTTGAGCAATCAACGATACAACACAGGTCCTTCCGAGGGGTAAACGAAATACAGTATCAGCAATGACTGCTCAAAATTTTGGTGACAATGTAGAGCAACTATCCCTTTAAACGCCGCGTACATCCGTGACGAGTAGCGCAAACTGCAATGGAGTCCGCAATGCCCCAATTTAAGTGTCCTAGTATGCAAAGTTTACGGCAAGTACCGAGAGCAAACAACCTGAAAAGAGTGTAATGTTCAATACCACTGCAGTACACAGTTGTAATTCTATGAAGACTGGGTGTAGCGTCAACTCAAGAAATCAAGCTACCTGTCACGATACCGAACATGGCAATCCGGAAGATATTTTAGATTAaactagaaaaatcttgacgaTATTTTCGGGTACAACATGTCAGATAGCGGAACGACTGGAACGCATAGACTGCAATATACCAAACAGTTGTCCTGCATTTAGCAACATATCTTACCTTGTCCAAGCATTTCAGTTCTTCCAGCGGATACACTGTTTTTTCACACCTAGCGCACCTTTTTGTACTCATCGTCTGAGCGAAAATAACACAAGCAACGCACAAGACGATCCGCACTCCTCTTGTCGAATATTACTCGATTTAATTAACACAGTTATGAGAAACTGAAGAAACCTCCACACACATACACCACCTGACACCAACCAAAACGACTGCACACAGGGAAGGAAAAAAATGTAAAACGTGATACTGATACCGCTGATACGTCACGACAAATCGAGCGAGCGAGCGACGGCAAGCGCGCATGCAAGCGAGGCTCTGTCCTGTAATCATAGGGGTGAACGCCTTCGCCACTAGGATCGCAACGATAGTTGATAGGGTTGATAGGCTGATACACTCATACACTCGAACTTGCGAACTGCGAAAAAGGGTTTCGAACTACATTAGGACATATGACTGCAATTCAGCTTCTGTTTTCTCCATCAAGCAGATATGATGTGGTTTCTCCAAAATATTTAAAATGTAATAAcctgaaaaaatggctaggaagcaagcgagttggtgaagatgatgcataatgtaaaatcccgaGATTAGCCAACAcgaagacttcgtgttgtgtctgtcccttcgtgttccctagtctcggggttttacattatgtaatAACCTGTTCAACAACTTATTATTGAAGAACACAGAACTAACAGAGAACAGAACTAATTATTCTTCTAACCGATATTAGCTTTGCAACTCTAGCATTATACTTTCATATTTTATTTCATCCTGGCTCATGACACACTTCTGTAAGTTCATGTGTTGAAGCTATGGATCGAAGCTAATGCACTTTAATGCAACATTTATCCACAGCCCGGATGGCTGTTGAACAGTCCGGGTCCGGCAAGCACCTTGTCCATCTGACACGATGAGCAGACGACAAAGAACATTCGCGGTACTAGCGCCAGAGAGCGCGTGCAAATTGGTAGCGGTGGCCACGAGACGAACTACCTAAAGCAAGTGCTTCGATTGCTTCCAATAAACAATTAGTGACAATATTAGATCACGCATTTACTGATTTACTTAATGAATATATTTCTTCATAACAAGTGAACTATTAACAAACATCCTTACAATAATCCTTACAATATCCTGTGCAGATAGTTGCCgcaagaagaaataaaagtcAATACATGCTTTTTCAGGTTTTCTAAAATCGCACATCCGTGTGAGCATGCGCATACCGATCCTTTCTCCCTCCCAGGAAAATGTCTAAAAGAGGTTTGTGTGATGCTGTTCTTCCCAATCCTTCAAAATCCAGTGAAATCGTTGAATATTTCAACTCACCATTGATGTTCATTGTATGTTTCCATTGCAGCAGCAATACTGCTAAAGTAATTTTGTCACTACGTATACATGAACTATAGTTTCAATAACATACGAGAAGCATGAACCGGAACGTTTGTCTGTTGTAATGCAATCCACTTGTTATTTCTTGTATAATCTGGTGGCATTTATCGACTTGGGCCCTGATATTAGTAGTATCTAGGTACAGTGGATATGTATGACGGAGCAGTTACGTGATCAGGAACCGGGTAGGGTTGTGAACAGTATACTTCTGAAGAGGAAGGTTGTGGTGGCATTTATTAATTGTAACGTGGAATCGTGAAATGTGTTTCACTTACGTGTCTGAGAGAATTTCATGCACGCTACTGCTTTACAGGACGTGGTGGAGCTGCGGGGGCCAAGTTTCGCATATCGCTTGGTCTCCCTGTTGGTGCAGTCATCAACTGCGCTGACAACACAGGTGCAAAGAATTTGTACGTGATTGCTGTGAATGGAATCAAGGGGCGGTTGAACAGGCTTCCGGCTGCTGGAGCTGGTGACATGATCGTGGCTACTGTGAAAAAGGGAAAGCCTGAACTCCGGAAGAAAGGCAAGGCTTCTTTCTGTTACACATGGAAGACGGAGCAACCACGGACATAATTTAGATCCTAATAGTAAGCACTGCAGCAAGACGTGCAAGATGCAGTCTTTGACAGTATACATGATATTCACACGACTATCGGTTCGTCTTTCGTGGTTCCAAAACGACATCCAGTTTTAGCACGACCACGGCTGATAGACGGCAGTGTGCCTGCGTTCCATCTATTTCTCATAAATTTTCTTGAGGTGCCACAGTGCTGCACATTCAGTTACAAAATGAAGGGAGACGAAAAACGTTGCAAAGCACGGGCTTAGGTTTGCCTAATGCATGCGTTTACATTATGTCAGTGATCTCTGCTTTCTGAGCTGGTATTGGTTCCTTGGGGACAATTACTGATGAACTGTTACGTTCTCGTGGAACCGGAAGTTGGCGTGGTATTTGTTGTTTTCCTGCGAAAAATGTATTAGCTTCTGCACCAAACACCAAAGGTAGCCACCTCAACACCGTACCTTTGGGAGAGGGCAACGAGGGTGCGATCCTCCGCTGTGTAAAGTTCCCATATAACCCCTCCAGCAATATTTTTCTGGCACGCCACATGTTTTGACGTTGTGCCTGATCAAGCAGCCACAGTAGGGTTTATTcaaatgacgtcatccgcagaaGGAgagccactgtcgctagcagatttGCAACCATAATGTAGGTCCTCAGGTTTTGACTGTCCAGGCCTTCACCCACATTGCATTCACTATGCActtggtgtttcaaagttattgtgaTGTGTGAATATTTGTATCATATCCAATTCACTTCCTCATTTTCCACGTTAATAATTACAGTGCGGAGAAATATACACTAGAAACTCCCGAAATATGCATGCGactatgcactgaaaatctACTAAATCTGCAGTAAAAATCCTCAATACATACGTTTTTCATTGATCTTGGTAAGAAAGCAATGCACCACATGCATATTTTACAAAGAGAAGAGTATTTTGTTATGGGTAACACAgtaaaataaagccgccttCGTTCTGCAGACACAACAAAGAATACTTGCaccacagatataaatcatggagCTAAAGGCCTTGCTT
It contains:
- the LOC135386021 gene encoding large ribosomal subunit protein uL14, which gives rise to MSKRGRGGAAGAKFRISLGLPVGAVINCADNTGAKNLYVIAVNGIKGRLNRLPAAGAGDMIVATVKKGKPELRKKVMPAVVIRQRKPFRRKDGVFLYFEDNAGVIVNNKGEMKGSAITGPVAKECADLWPRIASNASSIA